A stretch of the Crocinitomicaceae bacterium genome encodes the following:
- the recA gene encoding recombinase RecA — MAEVNNEKIKALQLTLDKLEKAYGKGTVMKLGDSAVEEMDVISSGSVSLDLALGVKGFPKGRIIEIFGPESSGKTTIALHAIAEAQKAGGIAAFIDAEHAFDRFYAEKLGVDTENLLVSQPDNGEQALEIADNLIRSGAVDILVIDSVAALTPKAEIEGEMGDSQMGLQARLMSKALRKLTGSINKAHTCCIFINQLRDKIGVMFGNPETTTGGNALKFYSSIRVDIRRASQIKEGDEVTGSRTKVKIVKNKVAPPFKKAEFDIMYGEGISKVGEIVDLGVELGVIKKSGSWFSYGDTKLGQGRDAVKIILKDNEELMEELEQKIIDELSAKENA, encoded by the coding sequence TTGAAAAAGCTTACGGCAAAGGTACCGTAATGAAACTTGGTGATTCAGCAGTAGAAGAAATGGATGTAATTTCTTCAGGCTCGGTATCACTTGATTTGGCACTGGGAGTGAAAGGATTTCCAAAAGGCCGTATTATTGAAATATTTGGTCCTGAGTCATCAGGTAAAACAACCATTGCGCTGCACGCAATTGCAGAGGCACAAAAGGCAGGAGGCATAGCAGCTTTTATAGATGCAGAGCACGCCTTTGACAGGTTTTATGCCGAAAAACTCGGGGTAGATACTGAAAACCTCTTGGTGTCACAGCCTGACAATGGAGAGCAAGCCCTTGAAATTGCAGACAATTTGATTCGCTCAGGTGCAGTAGACATCCTAGTGATTGACTCAGTTGCTGCATTAACGCCAAAAGCTGAAATTGAAGGAGAAATGGGTGATTCTCAAATGGGATTACAAGCCAGATTGATGTCCAAAGCGCTCAGAAAATTGACAGGCTCTATTAATAAAGCACATACATGCTGCATTTTTATTAATCAGCTCCGCGACAAAATCGGTGTTATGTTTGGAAATCCTGAAACTACTACGGGGGGTAACGCACTTAAGTTCTACTCTTCTATACGCGTAGATATAAGGAGAGCCAGTCAAATTAAAGAAGGAGATGAAGTGACCGGAAGCAGAACCAAAGTGAAAATTGTAAAAAATAAAGTTGCGCCTCCTTTCAAAAAGGCCGAATTTGATATTATGTATGGAGAAGGAATTTCTAAGGTGGGTGAAATCGTCGATTTAGGGGTTGAGCTGGGTGTCATTAAAAAAAGCGGCTCCTGGTTCAGCTACGGCGATACCAAACTTGGGCAAGGCAGAGATGCTGTGAAAATTATTCTCAAAGACAATGAAGAATTGATGGAAGAGCTCGAGCAAAAAATCATTGACGAACTTTCAGCTAAAGAAAACGCGTAA
- a CDS encoding elongation factor Ts, producing MVITAAQVNNLRAITGAGMMDCKKALVEANGDTQAAIDILRKKGQKVAAKRGDNEAKEGITIAKTFNNAKTGVILALNCETDFVAKNESYYKLVDSFVDLAGKTRPASIESFMNEKYDATLTVAEKITEQVGVIGEKLELSNLWIIDGETVVAYNHPGNQIATLVALNKAGETVADAGRQVAMQVAAMAPIALNKDGVDADTVRREIEIGKELAIQEGKPADMAEKIAQGRLQKFFKESTLLSQEFIRDNKKSVEQFLNDTEKGLTVSDFKRVALK from the coding sequence ATGGTCATTACAGCCGCACAGGTAAATAACCTAAGGGCAATTACCGGAGCAGGAATGATGGATTGCAAAAAAGCACTTGTTGAAGCCAACGGTGATACACAAGCTGCCATTGACATCCTGCGTAAAAAAGGACAAAAAGTTGCTGCAAAACGCGGTGACAACGAAGCAAAAGAAGGAATCACGATAGCCAAAACTTTTAACAACGCAAAAACCGGTGTTATTCTTGCCTTGAATTGTGAAACAGATTTCGTTGCAAAAAATGAATCGTATTATAAACTGGTAGATTCATTTGTTGATCTTGCCGGAAAAACACGTCCCGCATCTATAGAATCATTCATGAATGAGAAATATGATGCTACCTTAACCGTTGCTGAAAAAATTACTGAACAAGTTGGTGTGATTGGTGAAAAACTTGAACTTTCGAATTTATGGATTATTGATGGAGAGACTGTAGTTGCATACAATCACCCTGGTAACCAAATCGCAACGCTTGTAGCACTTAACAAAGCTGGTGAAACTGTTGCAGATGCAGGAAGACAAGTAGCGATGCAAGTTGCCGCAATGGCTCCAATTGCATTAAATAAAGATGGAGTTGATGCTGACACGGTTCGACGTGAAATTGAAATTGGTAAAGAACTTGCCATTCAAGAAGGAAAACCAGCTGACATGGCTGAGAAAATTGCTCAAGGACGTCTGCAAAAATTCTTTAAAGAAAGTACTTTATTGTCTCAAGAATTTATCCGTGATAATAAAAAATCTGTTGAGCAATTTCTCAATGATACTGAGAAAGGGCTTACTGTTTCAGATTTCAAACGGGTTGCATTAAAATAA
- a CDS encoding amidophosphoribosyltransferase: MSDPIKHECGIALLRLKKPLEFYLHKYGTLFYGVNKMYLLMEKQHNRGQDGAGLANIKFDVEPGHRYISRSRSVDPQPIQEIFRRINARFLDIEAKNAAYLRDSEYMKLNAGFTGELFLGHLRYGTYGGNSIENCHPFLRQNNWKTRSLLVAGNFNLTNNDELFELLLKLGQHPKAMSDTVTVMEKIGHFLDEENDKLYAQFKNDSLSNRDIYNLIGQHIDIQHILKKSSEVWDGGYAMAGLIGHGDAFVLRDPNGIRPAFWYEDDEICVVASERPAIQTAFNVPAEAIRYIQPGHALIIKRSGEVSEKLIKEPKEQKQCSFERIYFSRPGDYSIYNERKELGRNMVPATLKAINFELDNAVFSYIPNSAETAFYGLIKGLEDYQNEEKIKLIRESGNSLSDEKLRTILSRRTRIEKVAIKDTKLRTFISQDKGRDDLVAHVYDITYGTVRPGVDHLVVIDDSIVRGTTLKKSILRILDRLQPKQIVILSSAPQIRYPDCYGIDMARLGDFIAFEAAIELLKESGMSHVIDDVYHRCKAQEKLKKESMVNLVKEIYAPFSDDQISEKISQMLRPESLKAELKIVFQTVENLHISCPENKGDWYFTGDYPTPGGNKVVNKSFINFIEGKNERAY; encoded by the coding sequence ATGAGCGACCCAATAAAGCACGAATGCGGAATAGCACTGCTCCGCCTGAAAAAACCGCTCGAATTTTATTTGCATAAATACGGCACCTTGTTTTATGGCGTCAACAAAATGTATCTGTTGATGGAAAAACAACATAACCGCGGTCAAGACGGTGCCGGTTTAGCTAATATTAAATTTGATGTTGAGCCCGGACATCGCTACATCAGTCGTTCAAGATCTGTTGATCCACAGCCAATTCAAGAAATTTTCAGACGTATCAATGCCAGATTTTTGGATATTGAAGCTAAAAATGCCGCTTATCTGCGCGATTCTGAATATATGAAGCTTAATGCAGGTTTTACAGGTGAGCTTTTTTTAGGACATTTGAGATATGGTACTTACGGCGGTAATTCAATTGAAAACTGTCACCCATTTTTGAGACAGAATAATTGGAAAACCCGCAGTCTTTTGGTTGCCGGAAATTTTAATTTAACCAATAATGATGAGTTGTTTGAACTGCTTCTCAAACTTGGTCAGCATCCAAAGGCAATGAGTGATACTGTGACAGTAATGGAAAAAATTGGTCACTTTCTGGATGAAGAAAATGATAAATTATATGCTCAGTTCAAAAATGATTCGCTCTCAAATAGAGATATCTATAATCTCATTGGACAGCATATAGATATTCAACACATACTGAAAAAATCATCTGAGGTTTGGGATGGAGGCTACGCCATGGCTGGTCTTATTGGTCATGGTGACGCATTTGTATTGAGAGATCCAAATGGAATCAGACCTGCCTTTTGGTATGAAGACGATGAAATTTGTGTTGTCGCGTCTGAGCGTCCTGCTATTCAAACTGCCTTTAATGTGCCGGCTGAAGCTATAAGATATATTCAACCTGGCCATGCTTTGATAATAAAACGCAGTGGTGAAGTTTCTGAAAAACTAATCAAAGAACCAAAGGAACAAAAACAATGTTCATTTGAGCGAATTTATTTTTCACGCCCCGGCGATTATTCAATCTATAATGAAAGAAAAGAGCTTGGCAGAAACATGGTACCTGCAACACTCAAGGCAATTAATTTTGAATTGGACAACGCCGTTTTTTCTTACATACCTAATTCGGCTGAAACTGCATTCTACGGTTTGATAAAAGGGTTAGAAGATTATCAAAACGAAGAGAAAATAAAATTGATTCGTGAGAGCGGCAATTCTCTTTCTGATGAAAAATTGAGAACTATTCTTTCACGCCGCACTAGAATAGAAAAAGTTGCCATTAAAGACACCAAACTCAGAACCTTTATCAGTCAAGATAAAGGACGTGACGACCTTGTTGCTCACGTTTATGACATTACTTATGGAACCGTTCGTCCGGGGGTTGATCATTTGGTGGTGATTGATGATTCTATAGTGAGAGGCACAACGTTGAAAAAAAGTATTTTGAGAATTCTTGATCGTTTGCAGCCAAAACAAATAGTCATTCTTTCCAGTGCTCCGCAAATACGTTATCCTGATTGTTACGGAATTGATATGGCAAGGCTGGGTGATTTTATTGCTTTTGAAGCAGCAATAGAACTTCTCAAAGAAAGTGGAATGTCTCATGTCATTGATGATGTTTATCATCGTTGTAAAGCTCAAGAGAAATTGAAGAAAGAAAGCATGGTGAATCTGGTGAAAGAAATTTATGCTCCATTTTCTGACGATCAAATTTCAGAGAAAATTTCTCAAATGCTCAGACCTGAGTCGCTGAAAGCTGAATTGAAAATAGTTTTTCAGACGGTAGAGAATTTGCATATATCGTGTCCTGAGAATAAGGGTGATTGGTATTTCACCGGAGATTACCCAACCCCGGGAGGCAATAAAGTTGTCAATAAATCTTTCATTAATTTTATTGAAGGAAAAAATGAACGAGCTTATTAA
- the rpsI gene encoding 30S ribosomal protein S9 encodes MSVTNTLGRRKTAVARVYLSKGSGKITVNDREAKEYFATAVLLDKVNQPFNLTQTLGQYDANINVDGGGVNGQAEAVRLGISRALVEINPDFKTMLKADGLMTRDPRMVERKKPGRKKARKRFQFSKR; translated from the coding sequence ATGAGTGTAACCAACACATTAGGAAGAAGAAAGACCGCCGTTGCGCGCGTATACCTTTCTAAAGGCTCAGGGAAAATCACTGTCAACGACCGTGAGGCTAAAGAATATTTTGCAACAGCAGTATTGCTTGACAAAGTAAATCAGCCTTTCAATCTGACTCAAACATTAGGTCAGTATGATGCAAACATCAATGTTGATGGTGGTGGTGTGAATGGTCAGGCAGAAGCAGTTCGCCTTGGCATTTCACGCGCTTTGGTAGAAATTAATCCTGATTTCAAAACAATGTTGAAAGCAGACGGATTAATGACCAGAGATCCGCGCATGGTAGAGCGCAAAAAGCCAGGAAGAAAGAAAGCACGCAAGAGATTCCAGTTCTCTAAACGTTAA
- a CDS encoding tetratricopeptide repeat protein, with amino-acid sequence MKFKIFIPVLIFLASCSGESQPVNENRDTVITDSLVWFNKKVSAEPNNKFLLFERAKFFVRKGDADQAQLDLEKYLSLDSSNLEVHKLYADIMMAKLNLEKSKYHFDFIIQRDSLNAPAFAGMGKLYALLENNAAAIAYLNKSLQLDPYQSDPYFMKGMIYRSDFLQTGRTESWDLALSSFQTAIEQDPENYSAYVQLGVMYDQLGDSTAVEYYNSALDIYPESIEAWYNKGMFYQNRNRIEEALNCYRTLNDIDSTWADPYYNQGYIYLLIQENLDSAVYYMNKATELDPLYYQAFNNLGLAFEKKGDKQKAIKNYMKAVEINPDFKIAKDNLNRLQ; translated from the coding sequence GTGAAATTCAAAATATTTATCCCCGTTCTCATTTTTCTGGCTTCGTGCTCAGGAGAAAGCCAACCTGTAAATGAAAACAGAGACACTGTTATAACCGACTCCTTGGTTTGGTTTAATAAAAAAGTTTCTGCAGAACCAAACAACAAATTCCTATTATTTGAAAGAGCAAAATTTTTTGTTCGCAAAGGAGACGCTGATCAGGCGCAATTAGATCTTGAGAAATATTTGTCACTTGACTCCTCCAATTTAGAAGTGCATAAACTTTACGCCGACATCATGATGGCGAAATTAAATCTGGAAAAAAGTAAATATCATTTTGATTTTATTATTCAGCGTGACTCCCTCAACGCTCCCGCCTTTGCCGGCATGGGTAAACTCTATGCTCTACTTGAGAATAATGCCGCAGCAATTGCATATCTGAATAAATCACTCCAACTAGATCCTTATCAAAGTGACCCTTACTTTATGAAGGGAATGATTTATCGCAGTGATTTTTTACAGACAGGTAGGACCGAGAGTTGGGACCTAGCCTTGTCATCTTTTCAAACAGCCATTGAACAAGATCCCGAAAATTATTCAGCCTACGTACAACTTGGCGTAATGTATGATCAGCTTGGTGATTCAACTGCGGTAGAATATTATAACTCAGCACTAGATATTTACCCTGAAAGTATAGAAGCTTGGTATAACAAAGGAATGTTTTATCAAAATAGAAATAGAATTGAAGAGGCATTAAATTGTTACCGGACACTGAATGATATTGACTCAACCTGGGCAGACCCTTATTATAATCAGGGGTATATTTATTTGCTTATTCAGGAAAATCTAGATAGCGCAGTTTATTATATGAACAAAGCCACCGAACTTGATCCCCTATATTATCAGGCCTTCAACAACCTTGGTTTGGCGTTTGAGAAAAAAGGAGATAAACAAAAGGCGATAAAAAATTACATGAAAGCGGTAGAAATAAATCCTGACTTTAAAATTGCAAAAGATAATTTAAACAGACTGCAATAA
- the rplM gene encoding 50S ribosomal protein L13, with translation MNTLSYKTVSISKETAAKKWLLVDAEGQTLGRLASNVAFLLRGKHKTNFTVNADCGDNVVVINAEKVVLTGDKMETKIYIHHTGYPGGQRETTPREFLAKKPERLVEKAVKGMLPKNKLGSELYRNLKVFAGTQHTHEAQKPEPIKLDSIK, from the coding sequence GTGAATACACTTAGCTACAAAACAGTTTCAATCAGCAAAGAAACAGCCGCCAAAAAGTGGTTACTGGTTGACGCAGAAGGACAGACACTGGGCCGCTTGGCAAGTAACGTAGCATTTCTTCTCAGAGGAAAACACAAAACTAATTTTACCGTGAATGCTGACTGCGGTGACAATGTAGTTGTAATTAATGCTGAGAAAGTGGTTCTTACCGGAGATAAAATGGAGACAAAAATCTACATTCACCACACCGGATATCCTGGAGGACAGCGTGAAACTACCCCTCGTGAGTTTCTTGCAAAAAAACCAGAAAGACTGGTAGAAAAAGCCGTAAAAGGGATGTTACCAAAAAACAAATTGGGAAGTGAGTTGTACAGAAACCTGAAAGTTTTTGCCGGTACACAACACACCCATGAGGCACAAAAACCAGAGCCTATCAAACTAGATTCAATTAAATAA
- the rpsB gene encoding 30S ribosomal protein S2, translated as MNKTSFEELLEAGVHFGHLKSKWNPYMAPYIFTEKKGIHILDLNKTAVHLDQACAALKQIAKSGKKVLFVATKKQAKDILVDRVKPTKMPFVVERWSGGMLTNFGTIRKAIRKMTSIDKMGEDGTLATLSKRERLQLSRTRGKLDKNYGTIADMTRVPAAIFVIDVMKEHIAVKEAKKLGIPTFAMVDTNSDPRGIDFIIPANDDATKSIAKILDKVTEAINEGLEERKNSRAGAKEDGDDAAKKSSRPKVKANVEETEN; from the coding sequence ATGAACAAAACATCATTTGAAGAATTGTTAGAAGCAGGTGTTCACTTTGGTCACCTGAAAAGTAAGTGGAACCCTTATATGGCGCCTTACATCTTTACAGAAAAAAAAGGCATCCACATTCTAGATCTAAATAAAACAGCAGTACATCTTGATCAGGCATGCGCAGCGTTGAAACAAATCGCAAAATCTGGTAAAAAAGTATTGTTTGTGGCTACCAAAAAACAAGCAAAAGATATTTTGGTTGACCGTGTGAAACCTACAAAAATGCCATTTGTAGTTGAACGTTGGTCAGGCGGAATGCTTACCAATTTTGGTACTATCCGCAAAGCTATCCGCAAAATGACATCTATTGATAAAATGGGTGAAGACGGAACACTTGCTACCCTTTCAAAAAGAGAGCGTTTGCAATTGTCACGTACTCGTGGTAAACTTGATAAAAACTACGGAACCATTGCTGATATGACTCGCGTACCGGCTGCTATTTTTGTTATTGATGTAATGAAAGAGCATATTGCTGTGAAAGAAGCCAAAAAATTGGGAATTCCAACATTTGCAATGGTGGATACTAATTCTGACCCACGCGGTATTGACTTTATCATACCCGCAAATGATGATGCAACAAAATCAATTGCAAAAATTTTGGATAAAGTAACTGAAGCCATCAATGAAGGACTTGAAGAGCGTAAAAATTCACGTGCCGGTGCAAAAGAAGACGGAGATGATGCTGCAAAAAAATCAAGCCGTCCGAAAGTAAAGGCTAACGTTGAAGAGACAGAAAATTAA